A portion of the Carya illinoinensis cultivar Pawnee chromosome 11, C.illinoinensisPawnee_v1, whole genome shotgun sequence genome contains these proteins:
- the LOC122280646 gene encoding omega-hydroxypalmitate O-feruloyl transferase-like, producing the protein MPLHHIMQGTKLRFQEEIAALTTCFLMENVSNNTSPLSVKQKAPIMVPPAEETEKGLYFLSNFDQTSYVVRTVYCFKSEDKGNEDAVKVIKDALSKVLVHYYPLAGRLSVNTEGRLMVDCTGEGAVFVEANADGTVEEIGDITKPDPVTLGKLVYDNIPAAKEILEIHPMLAQVTKFKCGGFVLGICLNHCMFDGIGAGEFMNSWTETARGLSLKIPPFLDRSMLKARNPPKVESQLHDNIAEIEDISESDKLYQEEMLYGSFCFDLERLQQLKKNAMEDGVLKKCTTFEVLSAFIWRARVQALGMQPDQLTKLLVAVDGRSRFEPPLPRGYFGNAVVLANSICKASELLKDPLSFTVGRVQKAIKMITDSHMRSEIDYFEETRAKPSRAASLLITDWSKLNVNALDFGWGEPIFLGPGNLPDKEVAFLLSHGKGSRSISVLLGLPASAMKIFEELMQI; encoded by the exons ATGCCCTTACACCACATTATGCAGGGAACGAAACTGCGATTTCAAGAAGAAATAGCTGCATTAACAACGTGCTTTCTGATGGAGAATGTTAGCAATAACACATCTCCACTTAGTGTAAAGCAAAAAGCACCCATTATGGTGCCTCCTGCAGAAGAAACAGAGAAGGGTCTGTACTTCCTATCAAACTTTGACCAGACTTCATATGTAGTTCGTACTGTTTACTGCTTTAAATCGGAAGATAAAGGCAACGAGGACGCCGTGAAAGTGATCAAGGATGCTTTGTCAAAGGTTCTTGTCCATTACTACCCACTTGCAGGGAGGTTAAGCGTCAACACAGAAGGAAGGCTGATGGTGGACTGCACAGGCGAGGGTGCTGTTTTTGTGGAGGCCAACGCAGACGGTACGGTAGAGGAGATAGGAGACATCACGAAGCCTGATCCGGTCACCCTTGGAAAGCTTGTTTATGACAATATTCCTGCCGCAAAGGAAATACTTGAGATACATCCTATGCTGGCTCAG GTGACTAAGTTCAAATGTGGAGGTTTTGTTCTTGGCATATGCTTGAACCATTGTATGTTTGATGGAATTGGTGCCGGGGAATTTATGAACTCATGGACTGAAACTGCAAGAGGTTTATCCCTCAAAATCCCTCCATTTCTTGATAGAAGTATGCTCAAAGCCAGAAACCCACCTAAGGTAGAATCTCAACTACATGACAATATTGCTGAGATCGAAGATATATCAGAGAGCGACAAACTCTATCAAGAAGAAATGCTGTATGGTTCCTTTTGTTTTGATCTTGAGAGGCTTCAACAACTCAAGAAAAATGCCATGGAAGATGGCGTTCTGAAAAAGTGCACAACGTTTGAAGTCCTCTCAGCTTTCATCTGGAGAGCTCGAGTCCAGGCATTAGGGATGCAGCCGGATCAACTGACAAAACTTCTGGTTGCAGTTGATGGGCGGTCTAGATTTGAGCCACCATTACCCAGGGGGTACTTCGGGAATGCTGTGGTTTTAGCAAATTCAATATGCAAGGCAAGTGAGCTTCTGAAGGACCCACTCTCATTTACAGTAGGGAGAGTTCAGAAGGCAATAAAAATGATCACAGACAGCCACATGAGATCAGAGATAGACTACTTTGAAGAAACAAGAGCCAAGCCTTCTCGAGCAGCATCCTTGCTGATCACAGACTGGTCAAAGCTAAACGTCAACGCGCTAGACTTTGGATGGGGAGAGCCTATTTTTCTTGGGCCGGGAAATTTGCCTGATAAGGAAGTAGCTTTTCTTCTATCTCACGGGAAAGGGAGTAGAAGCATAAGTGTTCTTTTGGGTTTGCCGGCTTCTGCCATGAAAATCTTTGAAGAACTCATGCAGATTTGA